A single window of Rubripirellula lacrimiformis DNA harbors:
- the mch gene encoding methenyltetrahydromethanopterin cyclohydrolase — translation MMLNQLSYELFRRSIDNAAGLNCRVASVGGAQILDAGIDTRGSLAAGLVLARLCLGDHASVKIHPADPDRLVSDNSVHVQCDHTLAACLGSQYAGWPIQTDDFFAMGSGPMRMFRGREATLKELDLSETGEHAVGVLESDKLPTESVIAMIAEQCGVQPSGVSLAVAPSTSIAGSVQVVARSIETAMHKLHELKFDVRTIVSGTGNSPLPPPAKPGDMVGGIGRTNDAMLYGASVTLWVDTDDEAIEAVAEHVPSRGSKDYGRPFAAIFQDYEYDFYKVDPMLFSPAVVTIHNLRTGRTWIHGQIATDTLRESFLS, via the coding sequence ATGATGCTAAACCAACTGTCTTATGAATTGTTTCGCCGGTCGATCGACAACGCTGCGGGTCTGAACTGCCGTGTCGCATCCGTTGGCGGTGCCCAGATCCTAGACGCGGGGATCGATACCCGCGGTTCCTTGGCGGCCGGATTGGTGCTGGCGCGACTGTGTTTGGGGGATCACGCCAGCGTGAAGATCCACCCGGCGGACCCCGATCGGTTGGTGTCCGACAATTCAGTCCATGTTCAATGCGACCACACGTTGGCGGCATGTCTGGGATCCCAGTACGCGGGCTGGCCGATTCAGACCGACGACTTTTTTGCGATGGGCAGCGGCCCGATGCGGATGTTCCGTGGCCGGGAAGCGACGCTAAAAGAACTGGATCTTTCGGAAACCGGTGAACATGCGGTGGGTGTTCTGGAATCCGACAAACTGCCCACCGAGTCGGTCATCGCCATGATCGCGGAACAATGTGGTGTCCAGCCATCGGGAGTTTCGCTTGCCGTGGCGCCCAGCACCTCGATCGCTGGTTCAGTCCAGGTGGTGGCCCGCAGTATTGAAACCGCGATGCACAAGCTGCACGAATTGAAATTCGACGTCCGGACGATCGTGTCCGGTACCGGCAATTCACCCCTGCCGCCTCCGGCCAAGCCCGGTGACATGGTTGGCGGGATCGGTCGCACGAACGATGCGATGTTGTACGGCGCCAGCGTTACGTTGTGGGTGGATACCGATGACGAGGCGATCGAAGCGGTTGCCGAACATGTGCCCAGCCGCGGTTCGAAGGACTACGGCCGACCGTTTGCAGCCATCTTTCAAGACTATGAATACGACTTTTACAAAGTCGATCCCATGTTGTTCAGTCCGGCAGTGGTCACGATCCATAACCTGCGTACCGGACGAACTTGGATCCACGGGCAAATCGCTACCGATACTCTTCGCGAATCGTTCCTGTCATGA
- a CDS encoding D-2-hydroxyacid dehydrogenase produces the protein MRIVLCYPVNQNHIAAIQAAAPEAEVVDAGQDRIDELLPTADIFVGHAKVPVDWDRVLAAKRLKWIQSSAAGLDHCLVPGVIDSDIIVSSASGLFAPQVAEQTFALLFGLLRRLPLFFRAEASREFVRLPTDDLRGKTVGIVGLGGNGRMLAKMLAPWDVRIIATDYYPVDKPDEVDELWPAEELDRLLGESDIVILALPLFSETLGLFDHQRIAKMRKGSYLINVARGSVVVEDALVSALRSGHLAGAGLDVTEVEPLDPTSPLWDDPKVIITPHVGAQSSRRVDDSTSLVCINLRRYLSGELPLNRVDKKLGFPHPSVVYRGASQ, from the coding sequence ATGCGTATCGTTCTTTGTTATCCGGTCAACCAAAATCACATCGCTGCGATCCAAGCGGCCGCACCGGAAGCCGAGGTGGTCGATGCCGGTCAGGACCGAATTGACGAACTGTTGCCAACCGCGGACATCTTTGTCGGGCACGCCAAGGTACCGGTGGATTGGGACCGCGTGTTGGCGGCCAAGCGTTTGAAATGGATCCAATCCTCCGCAGCCGGTCTGGATCACTGTTTGGTTCCCGGCGTGATCGATTCGGACATCATCGTCAGCAGCGCGTCCGGGTTGTTCGCCCCGCAGGTCGCCGAACAGACATTTGCATTGCTGTTCGGGCTGCTGCGCCGGTTGCCACTGTTCTTTCGCGCCGAAGCCAGCCGAGAATTTGTGCGATTGCCGACGGATGACTTGCGAGGCAAAACGGTAGGAATTGTTGGCCTGGGCGGAAACGGTCGGATGTTGGCCAAGATGCTGGCACCCTGGGATGTGCGGATCATCGCGACCGACTATTACCCGGTCGACAAGCCCGATGAAGTCGACGAGCTGTGGCCGGCAGAAGAACTGGATCGATTGCTAGGTGAAAGCGACATTGTGATTTTGGCACTGCCGTTGTTTTCCGAAACGCTGGGGCTGTTCGACCATCAACGAATCGCAAAGATGCGAAAGGGCAGCTATCTGATCAACGTGGCACGCGGTTCGGTCGTTGTCGAAGACGCCCTGGTTTCGGCGCTGAGGTCGGGACATTTAGCGGGCGCCGGTTTGGATGTGACCGAGGTGGAACCATTGGATCCCACCAGCCCGTTGTGGGACGACCCGAAGGTGATCATCACGCCACACGTCGGCGCCCAGTCGTCGCGCCGCGTGGATGACTCGACATCGCTGGTCTGCATCAACCTGCGTCGGTACTTAAGCGGTGAATTGCCATTGAACCGGGTCGACAAGAAACTGGGCTTTCCCCATCCGTCGGTGGTTTACCGCGGGGCGTCGCAGTGA
- a CDS encoding DUF6688 family protein → MDDLLIVAARTDTGPSTPARTASVQLRVKFLITGVLFPISAFIVTASSPISISSLWQSGQLDAYVAMLMTWPGYGPFLPLVGCCMACLTLWLVRPASSRFLILRWCIYAGVALSFQFLVMTTIANGPFTYVFAALTAPVLALTVFAFNSILSRIGRFTIAHLLILTTIAALLIALIQWTGSGFESMELLLGLWFIGSAASPVLCLVTFIRASLYLRHERAASGGNLPSTLTPLGVGFLIAWIGSWWAAWVLATDIMMKEYAKLPTAAPNCYVTSAAAGGHRRLVASRPRHGDQILVNPQMQRLKFAEFAIATALPNTHASIRRCYDRIGPPLAHRCRSNIWFADATYVAFKPLEWAAIGLAKSMAISSKSIGALYSVDQRGGECED, encoded by the coding sequence ATGGACGACCTGTTAATCGTCGCAGCCCGCACCGACACGGGGCCCTCCACGCCCGCCCGAACGGCATCGGTACAGTTGCGCGTCAAGTTCCTGATCACAGGTGTGCTATTTCCGATATCGGCGTTCATCGTGACGGCTTCATCGCCAATCTCGATTAGCTCTCTGTGGCAATCCGGCCAGCTTGACGCCTACGTCGCGATGTTGATGACGTGGCCTGGGTATGGCCCGTTTTTGCCGCTGGTCGGATGCTGCATGGCATGCCTGACCCTGTGGCTCGTCCGCCCCGCGAGTTCTCGATTCCTGATCTTGCGGTGGTGCATCTACGCCGGCGTGGCGTTGTCGTTTCAGTTCCTTGTCATGACAACAATCGCAAACGGCCCCTTCACGTACGTTTTTGCCGCTCTTACCGCGCCCGTTTTGGCACTGACCGTTTTCGCGTTCAATAGCATTTTGTCTCGGATCGGGCGGTTCACGATTGCCCATCTTTTGATTCTGACGACCATCGCCGCATTGTTGATCGCGTTGATTCAGTGGACTGGATCCGGGTTCGAATCGATGGAACTGTTGTTAGGACTTTGGTTCATCGGCAGCGCCGCATCTCCGGTGCTTTGCCTGGTCACATTCATCCGCGCATCGTTGTACCTACGCCATGAAAGGGCGGCATCCGGCGGCAACCTGCCGTCAACTTTGACGCCGCTGGGCGTGGGTTTCCTGATCGCTTGGATCGGATCATGGTGGGCTGCATGGGTGTTGGCGACCGACATCATGATGAAAGAGTACGCCAAGTTGCCTACCGCGGCTCCGAATTGCTATGTCACGTCGGCCGCCGCCGGTGGCCACCGTCGGCTGGTCGCATCACGACCTCGTCACGGAGACCAAATTTTAGTCAACCCGCAAATGCAGCGACTGAAGTTTGCCGAATTCGCGATCGCCACCGCTCTGCCCAACACCCACGCATCGATCCGACGCTGCTATGACCGCATTGGACCACCGCTAGCCCATCGCTGTCGGTCCAACATTTGGTTTGCGGACGCAACCTATGTGGCATTCAAACCGCTGGAATGGGCCGCCATCGGCTTGGCAAAATCCATGGCGATTTCATCGAAATCCATCGGGGCGTTGTACAGCGTCGATCAACGCGGCGGCGAATGCGAAGACTAA
- a CDS encoding fatty acid CoA ligase family protein, with amino-acid sequence MATQVPDGNVAARLRVVAALMPGAVAIAQPDGPPVPNQDRAYALTTFGCLDESSEAIARGLNAWGLKPGMRVAMLVPFGASFIELTFALLKAGVVVVLVDPGMGRNHLVRCLSEAQPDGFIGIPKAQAIRTVLRSKFPNAKWNVTVGRRWFWGGKTLAQIKAMGNAVKGPDPLPRIERSDPAAVIFTTGSTGPPKGVQYTHGTFHAQIDRIRERYDIHRGSRDLACFPLFGLFDAVMGVTTIIPDMDPTRPAQVDPQRLVEAATQWEVDQAFGSPALWNTVVRWAEANGHGRVFPTLKRVLSAGAPVPAATLEKLRGLIDPDAMVVTPYGATEALPIASIESREIIAETGPASAKGKGVCVGTRFEGAEWRVIQIEDGPISDVSQTVEMPLGKIGELMVSGPMVTTQYVVRQDQNALHKVADGDRIWHRMGDVGYLDGRDRFWFCGRKAHRVTMEKRTLFTIQCEAIFNAHPRVYRSALVGRGQRPHQTPVVFVELFADAQPKNDADRNELLSELKELAARNPLTRRIEEVVIRQEPLPVDIRHNSKIFRERLADELN; translated from the coding sequence ATGGCCACCCAAGTACCCGATGGAAATGTTGCTGCACGTTTACGAGTCGTTGCGGCGTTGATGCCCGGGGCGGTGGCGATCGCCCAGCCCGATGGTCCGCCGGTCCCTAACCAGGATCGGGCCTATGCGTTGACCACGTTCGGCTGCCTGGACGAAAGCAGCGAAGCGATCGCGAGAGGGCTGAATGCTTGGGGGCTGAAGCCAGGCATGCGTGTGGCCATGTTGGTCCCGTTTGGCGCCAGCTTCATTGAACTGACTTTTGCATTGTTGAAAGCGGGCGTCGTCGTGGTGCTCGTGGATCCTGGCATGGGCCGCAATCATTTGGTGCGTTGTCTATCCGAAGCCCAGCCGGACGGATTCATCGGAATCCCCAAAGCCCAAGCGATTCGAACCGTTCTGCGATCGAAGTTTCCCAACGCCAAGTGGAACGTGACTGTCGGACGACGTTGGTTTTGGGGAGGCAAGACGCTGGCCCAGATCAAGGCGATGGGCAATGCGGTCAAAGGTCCGGATCCACTGCCTCGAATCGAACGAAGCGATCCGGCTGCGGTCATCTTCACCACCGGAAGCACCGGTCCGCCCAAGGGTGTGCAGTACACGCACGGCACCTTCCACGCCCAGATCGACCGGATTCGCGAACGGTACGACATTCACCGCGGATCCCGTGATCTGGCTTGCTTCCCCTTGTTCGGATTGTTTGATGCCGTGATGGGCGTCACCACGATCATCCCCGACATGGACCCCACGCGGCCCGCCCAGGTGGACCCTCAACGTTTGGTCGAAGCGGCAACGCAGTGGGAAGTGGATCAGGCGTTCGGGTCGCCAGCGCTGTGGAACACCGTCGTGCGTTGGGCCGAAGCCAATGGTCACGGTCGCGTCTTCCCGACGTTGAAACGCGTTCTGTCCGCCGGGGCGCCGGTCCCGGCTGCGACGCTGGAAAAGCTGCGTGGATTGATCGATCCCGACGCGATGGTGGTCACCCCCTACGGCGCGACCGAGGCACTGCCGATCGCGTCGATCGAATCACGTGAAATCATCGCCGAAACCGGGCCGGCGTCAGCCAAGGGCAAGGGGGTTTGCGTTGGGACTCGGTTCGAAGGAGCCGAGTGGCGAGTGATCCAGATCGAAGATGGACCGATCAGCGATGTATCGCAAACCGTCGAAATGCCGCTGGGCAAGATCGGTGAATTGATGGTGAGCGGCCCGATGGTGACCACCCAGTATGTCGTGCGTCAGGACCAGAATGCGTTGCACAAGGTCGCGGACGGCGATCGAATCTGGCACCGGATGGGCGACGTCGGGTACCTGGATGGTCGCGATCGGTTTTGGTTTTGTGGTCGCAAGGCGCATCGTGTCACGATGGAAAAACGAACGCTGTTCACCATCCAGTGCGAAGCCATCTTCAATGCCCATCCGCGAGTCTATCGATCGGCCTTGGTGGGACGCGGCCAACGCCCCCATCAAACGCCGGTTGTCTTCGTCGAACTGTTTGCCGATGCCCAGCCTAAGAATGATGCCGATCGAAACGAGTTGCTGTCCGAGCTGAAAGAGTTGGCGGCACGCAATCCACTGACCCGGCGCATCGAGGAAGTCGTGATTCGCCAAGAACCGCTGCCGGTCGACATCCGACACAACAGCAAGATTTTTCGAGAACGTTTAGCCGACGAACTGAACTAG
- a CDS encoding NHL repeat-containing protein, producing MMTRTPLIPALALLALAIAPPDRLPAQRPDSVGAQSVGTQESSTGGQSSAVWENSGRQRYGIFAGCGRTPLSSGQPSGSLDPTASTNGPMTQNRNDLLLGNPFGIEVRGDRYWITTIDDHCVYHGQLDHPMISRVAGTGQQGYSGDDGPALDATFNWPHEVRSDPAGNLYIADTRNHVIRRIDSESGIITTIAGDGTEGFAGDGESGDRVRFRQPHSVVLDDAGGLIVADTVNHRLRRIDLTSGIVQTIAGNGQKQLPTDGAKASESPLFGPRSLAVDDKSIWVALREGNSIWRIDRATGAIHHVAGTGKKGYSGDGGSPKTATFSGPKGLDIDDRGRLLVVDTENHAVRRIDLRTDQIETVLGGKAAKTTTPLKRPHGIRVLDGAKFLVADSEQHRVVASNDAANADR from the coding sequence ATGATGACGCGGACACCACTGATTCCGGCATTGGCGCTGCTAGCCCTCGCCATCGCCCCGCCCGATCGCTTGCCAGCGCAACGCCCAGACTCCGTGGGCGCACAGTCCGTGGGGACGCAGGAGTCCAGCACCGGCGGTCAATCATCGGCGGTCTGGGAAAACTCGGGCAGACAACGCTACGGAATCTTTGCAGGCTGTGGACGAACCCCATTGTCGTCTGGCCAGCCCTCTGGATCACTTGATCCCACAGCCTCTACCAACGGCCCGATGACTCAAAATCGGAACGATCTGTTGCTGGGCAATCCCTTCGGCATCGAAGTCCGGGGCGATCGATACTGGATCACAACGATCGACGATCACTGCGTCTATCACGGGCAATTGGACCACCCCATGATCAGCCGCGTTGCCGGAACCGGCCAACAGGGATACAGCGGTGACGACGGACCAGCGCTAGACGCGACCTTCAATTGGCCGCACGAGGTTCGCAGTGATCCGGCCGGCAACCTGTACATCGCGGACACTCGCAATCACGTCATACGCCGAATCGATTCCGAGTCCGGCATCATCACAACCATCGCCGGCGATGGGACCGAGGGGTTTGCCGGTGACGGCGAATCCGGGGATCGAGTTCGTTTTCGGCAACCGCACAGCGTGGTGCTGGATGATGCGGGCGGCCTAATCGTGGCCGATACGGTTAATCACAGACTACGCCGTATCGATCTAACCAGCGGCATCGTGCAAACCATCGCAGGCAACGGCCAAAAGCAATTGCCAACCGACGGCGCGAAGGCAAGCGAATCGCCGCTGTTCGGCCCCCGATCATTGGCCGTCGATGACAAGTCGATCTGGGTCGCACTGCGGGAAGGAAACAGCATCTGGCGAATCGATCGAGCAACCGGAGCCATCCACCATGTGGCCGGGACGGGAAAGAAAGGGTACTCCGGCGATGGCGGTTCCCCCAAAACCGCGACCTTCAGCGGCCCCAAGGGATTGGACATCGATGATCGCGGCAGGCTGCTGGTCGTGGATACCGAGAACCACGCCGTCCGCCGCATCGACCTTCGAACGGACCAAATCGAAACGGTGCTAGGCGGCAAAGCGGCAAAGACAACAACGCCGCTGAAACGCCCGCATGGAATTCGAGTTTTGGACGGAGCCAAGTTTCTGGTTGCCGATTCCGAGCAACACCGAGTCGTGGCCAGCAACGATGCGGCCAACGCCGACCGATAG
- a CDS encoding ATP-grasp domain-containing protein has translation MISDAVPPQDNSSVDRQPVKREQRQPNDGQRRQRFLVLGGGEGWHANQLRSAADDRGCEIAFGTYPSLSASIGPAGGTTIDCDAGSLATFDAILTRTMPMGTIETLTFRLATLHGLSDAGITAALVNPARSLEIAIDKFATLAKVASLGYPVPETVVVQSRSQAIDAFRSLGGDVVVKPIFGGEGRGVMRVRDPELAWYTFSTLESLGAVAYVQAFVPPGGRDRRLLVIGDQVWGFRRTNERDFRTNVSGGGETLPFDVSDEQSTLAKRICQSIGLKFASVDLLDCEGGPDCVVEVNGIPGWKGAQAVCETNLADQIISLLCHQAAIRHEVAA, from the coding sequence ATGATCAGCGATGCTGTGCCCCCGCAGGATAATAGCTCGGTAGACCGTCAGCCGGTTAAGCGTGAACAACGTCAACCAAACGATGGCCAACGCCGCCAGCGGTTTTTGGTGCTCGGTGGTGGCGAGGGGTGGCACGCCAATCAGTTGCGATCGGCGGCGGATGATCGAGGCTGCGAAATCGCGTTTGGGACTTACCCTAGTCTGTCTGCGTCGATTGGTCCGGCGGGTGGGACCACGATCGATTGCGACGCAGGTTCCTTGGCGACCTTTGACGCGATCCTGACCAGGACGATGCCGATGGGAACGATCGAAACGTTGACGTTTCGGTTGGCGACCTTGCATGGACTGTCCGATGCTGGGATCACCGCGGCGCTCGTCAATCCGGCTCGATCGCTGGAGATTGCGATCGACAAGTTTGCTACCTTGGCAAAGGTTGCCTCGCTAGGCTATCCGGTTCCCGAAACGGTGGTGGTCCAGTCGCGGTCCCAAGCGATTGATGCATTCCGGTCGTTGGGCGGGGACGTGGTGGTGAAGCCGATCTTTGGTGGTGAAGGCCGGGGGGTCATGCGAGTGCGTGATCCGGAGCTGGCTTGGTACACGTTTTCGACTTTGGAATCCCTGGGCGCGGTTGCCTACGTGCAAGCGTTCGTGCCGCCGGGCGGTCGCGACCGACGGTTGTTGGTGATCGGCGATCAGGTCTGGGGTTTTCGTCGGACCAACGAACGTGATTTTCGAACCAATGTTTCCGGTGGCGGCGAAACCCTGCCCTTCGATGTCAGCGACGAACAATCGACGTTGGCGAAACGAATTTGCCAATCGATCGGATTGAAATTCGCGTCGGTCGACTTGCTGGACTGCGAAGGCGGCCCGGATTGTGTCGTCGAGGTCAATGGGATTCCCGGTTGGAAGGGTGCCCAAGCGGTTTGCGAGACCAACTTGGCGGACCAAATCATTTCACTTCTTTGTCATCAAGCGGCGATCCGCCACGAGGTCGCTGCATAA
- a CDS encoding class II fumarate hydratase, giving the protein MTDYRTERDSMGEVRVPADAFYGAQTQRAVENFPISGWRLPPAMVSAMGMVKYACGVANRDLGKLTGSGKNPMLEGQVDAMLQAAMEVAEGKLADQFPIDVFQTGSGTSSNMNINEVISNRAIEIVGSDRTAKEKPIHPNDHVNMGQSTNDTFPTAIHVAAAVQIETNLLPALRRMHASLAEKAKQWDKVIKIGRTHLMDATPLRLGQEFGGFARQLELSIARAESARDAVLELPVGGTAVGSGINTHPEFGARVAKVLADQTGVAFIEAVNHFEANAQRDALVHSHGELKCIAQTLFNVSNNIRWLGSGPRCGFYEVKLPTRQPGSSIMPGKVNPVMCESMMQLTARVMGNDTCMTVSGASGGNFQLNIMMPVMAHTILESVHLLAQGTNAFVEFCVDEMEANVESCEASVEQSLSMCTSLNALIGYDQAAKLAKEAFASGQTIRELCREKGILPEDTLTDALDPWKMTEPQA; this is encoded by the coding sequence ATGACTGATTACCGTACCGAACGCGATTCGATGGGCGAAGTTCGTGTTCCTGCCGACGCGTTTTACGGGGCACAAACTCAACGAGCGGTTGAAAATTTTCCGATCAGCGGTTGGCGGTTGCCGCCGGCGATGGTTTCCGCGATGGGGATGGTCAAGTACGCCTGCGGAGTTGCGAACCGTGATCTGGGAAAACTGACCGGATCGGGCAAAAATCCGATGCTGGAGGGGCAGGTCGACGCGATGTTGCAGGCCGCAATGGAAGTTGCCGAGGGCAAATTGGCGGATCAGTTCCCGATTGACGTCTTCCAGACGGGCAGCGGAACTAGCAGCAACATGAATATCAATGAAGTGATCAGCAACCGTGCGATCGAAATCGTCGGTAGTGACCGAACGGCCAAGGAAAAGCCGATCCACCCCAATGATCACGTCAACATGGGACAGAGCACCAACGACACGTTCCCCACGGCGATTCATGTCGCGGCTGCGGTTCAGATCGAAACCAATCTGTTGCCAGCGCTGCGGCGGATGCATGCGTCGCTAGCCGAAAAGGCGAAACAGTGGGACAAGGTGATCAAGATCGGCCGGACCCATTTGATGGACGCCACCCCGCTAAGGCTTGGCCAAGAATTTGGTGGCTTTGCCCGCCAACTGGAACTGTCGATCGCCCGTGCCGAATCGGCCCGCGATGCCGTGCTGGAATTGCCCGTCGGTGGGACTGCCGTCGGCAGCGGTATCAATACTCATCCCGAATTTGGGGCACGTGTCGCCAAAGTCTTGGCCGATCAAACCGGCGTCGCCTTTATCGAAGCCGTGAATCACTTTGAAGCGAACGCCCAGCGTGACGCCTTGGTGCATTCGCACGGCGAACTGAAGTGCATCGCCCAGACGCTATTCAATGTGTCCAACAACATCCGTTGGCTAGGCAGCGGCCCGCGTTGCGGATTCTATGAAGTCAAGTTGCCGACTCGCCAACCCGGCAGTTCGATCATGCCCGGCAAGGTCAATCCCGTGATGTGCGAATCGATGATGCAATTGACCGCGCGAGTGATGGGCAACGACACCTGCATGACCGTCAGCGGCGCCAGCGGCGGGAACTTCCAATTGAACATCATGATGCCCGTGATGGCACATACGATTCTGGAATCCGTTCACCTGTTGGCACAGGGGACCAACGCGTTCGTCGAATTCTGTGTCGACGAAATGGAAGCGAACGTCGAAAGCTGTGAAGCGTCGGTCGAACAGAGCCTGTCGATGTGCACCAGTCTGAACGCGTTGATCGGGTATGACCAAGCGGCCAAACTTGCCAAAGAAGCGTTCGCGTCAGGGCAAACGATCCGCGAACTGTGCCGCGAAAAAGGCATCCTGCCGGAAGATACCCTGACCGATGCACTGGACCCCTGGAAGATGACCGAGCCGCAGGCGTAA
- the metF gene encoding methylenetetrahydrofolate reductase [NAD(P)H] — translation MSLISHYKDSRCAISFELFPPKTAQGLESLADNVRRLCEFKPSYFTCTYGAGGSTRGTTLSVLAKVREITNLPVASHLTCVGSTVEELESYLNEATAQGTDYIVALRGDPPKGTEEFVAVEGGLRYANELVELIHSKFSNLGIAVAGYPEVHQESPDAKTDLENLKRKVDAGADIIITQLFYDNIDYFRFRDRCVAAGINVPIVPGILPVTNFKQAQRIATMCKARIPYDLEKAMDATEDADEQFRIGVEHARMQTVNLVENDVPGIHYYVLNKSDAATALLDGLQLVS, via the coding sequence ATGAGTCTGATTTCGCATTACAAAGATTCTCGCTGCGCAATCTCGTTCGAACTGTTCCCGCCAAAGACCGCTCAGGGCTTGGAATCGCTGGCCGACAATGTGCGCCGGTTGTGCGAGTTCAAACCCAGCTACTTTACATGCACCTACGGTGCCGGCGGGTCGACTCGTGGCACCACGCTATCGGTGCTCGCCAAGGTGCGTGAGATCACGAACCTGCCGGTTGCGTCTCACCTGACCTGCGTCGGTTCCACCGTAGAAGAATTGGAATCGTACCTCAACGAAGCCACCGCCCAGGGCACCGACTACATCGTTGCACTGCGCGGCGATCCCCCCAAAGGCACCGAAGAATTCGTCGCTGTGGAAGGTGGGCTGCGATACGCCAACGAATTGGTGGAATTGATCCACAGCAAGTTTTCGAACCTGGGCATTGCTGTCGCGGGCTACCCCGAAGTGCACCAAGAGTCACCCGATGCAAAAACGGACCTGGAAAATCTGAAGCGAAAGGTCGATGCCGGAGCCGATATCATCATCACGCAGTTGTTCTACGACAACATCGACTATTTCCGCTTTCGTGACCGCTGTGTCGCCGCTGGAATCAATGTTCCGATCGTGCCAGGCATCTTGCCGGTCACCAATTTCAAACAGGCCCAGCGGATCGCAACGATGTGCAAAGCCAGGATCCCGTACGATCTGGAAAAGGCGATGGACGCGACCGAGGATGCTGACGAGCAGTTTCGCATCGGTGTCGAACACGCCCGAATGCAAACCGTCAACTTGGTCGAAAACGATGTCCCTGGCATCCACTATTACGTGCTGAACAAAAGCGACGCGGCGACTGCATTGTTGGACGGTCTGCAACTGGTCAGCTAA
- a CDS encoding HD-GYP domain-containing protein, producing MPSPPAPDNRSPEDTMADEMERLTEALSIKFEELSLIHQLSEQLKLDEDPATLCDCLLNELAPCITANTLLIDIERDEESGVRSRMFSTGQLHSPDFIRHAIECVEHYHNDSHQAVMVNNHVVVDESGPWRFIVVPIHGQNQLLGRMIAIREYKSEEFGTVEADLMKSTSMMLGVHLVNQRQFMALQHMFEGMIGSLASALDAKDTYTSGHSTRVADLSVELATRLGFDEDGVARIRMAGILHDIGKIGVQDSVLCKPGRLTEDEFEQIKQHPVLGYEILKGIRPFRKILPAVRHHHESWDGTGYPDGLVGTNIPRDAQVLAVADAFDAMTSDRPYRSGMPLDKVVAIFQGGRGQQWAADVVDVLLSCPEVMHAYSKREPTDS from the coding sequence ATGCCATCGCCTCCCGCACCCGACAATCGGTCGCCCGAGGACACGATGGCGGACGAGATGGAACGGTTGACTGAGGCGCTATCGATCAAATTCGAAGAACTCTCGCTGATCCACCAGTTGAGCGAACAGCTGAAACTGGACGAGGATCCGGCCACGCTTTGCGACTGCTTGCTGAATGAACTGGCACCCTGCATCACTGCAAACACGTTGCTGATCGACATCGAACGGGATGAAGAATCCGGCGTTCGGTCGCGAATGTTCTCGACCGGCCAACTGCATTCACCGGATTTCATCCGACATGCGATTGAATGTGTCGAGCATTACCACAATGATTCTCACCAAGCCGTAATGGTCAACAACCATGTCGTCGTCGACGAATCCGGACCCTGGCGTTTCATCGTGGTACCGATCCACGGACAGAATCAATTGCTGGGCCGGATGATTGCGATCCGAGAGTACAAGAGCGAAGAATTCGGCACAGTCGAAGCCGACTTGATGAAGTCGACCTCCATGATGCTGGGGGTTCACTTGGTGAATCAACGTCAGTTCATGGCGCTGCAGCACATGTTCGAAGGCATGATCGGATCGCTGGCATCGGCGTTGGATGCGAAAGACACGTACACGTCGGGTCACAGCACGCGAGTCGCGGATCTGTCCGTCGAACTAGCAACACGCCTTGGATTTGACGAAGACGGCGTGGCCCGCATTCGAATGGCCGGCATCCTTCATGACATCGGCAAGATCGGCGTCCAGGATTCGGTCCTTTGCAAACCCGGTCGGTTGACCGAAGACGAATTTGAACAGATCAAACAGCACCCCGTGTTGGGCTACGAAATCCTGAAGGGCATTCGACCGTTCCGAAAGATTTTGCCGGCCGTTCGCCACCACCACGAATCGTGGGATGGAACGGGATACCCCGACGGGCTTGTGGGCACCAACATTCCGCGTGACGCACAAGTGTTGGCGGTTGCCGATGCGTTCGATGCCATGACCAGTGACCGACCGTACCGAAGCGGCATGCCGCTGGACAAGGTGGTCGCGATCTTCCAGGGTGGTCGCGGACAGCAATGGGCCGCTGATGTCGTGGATGTGCTGCTTTCGTGCCCCGAAGTCATGCACGCGTATTCCAAACGGGAGCCCACCGACTCATAA